A single window of Desulfovibrio psychrotolerans DNA harbors:
- a CDS encoding DUF429 domain-containing protein gives MHICGFDMTSAPARRKPIVCAQCRFDGTVLHLQELTRLESVQAFAEHLAEASRRCRDGEPWAAGLDFPFGQPLEFLHEAGWPTEWSHYVRHAAGLNAQDFAQVIYAVMANRPAGKKLIRRLTDRAAHAASPMSLAYVPVARMFHVLAPVLEAGGADVVPFRMGSGAAYLPQAAGGGQGIQAQRDDAAAPQAVPVPQRPVLLEAYPALLARAVLAMHNGEGQPAGGGRRKATAAAPYKDGLPAQRVLRRANRERLLRDLPEYTQRCLGITLRMPQALCEAMVQDAQADALDAVLCAVQTARASRLPDWGFPAAHDCGDTSVCREHLERMCRTEGWIAGTGLSGLPALSGLPGLPEKFRA, from the coding sequence GTGCACATCTGCGGTTTCGACATGACCTCCGCCCCGGCGCGGCGCAAGCCCATTGTCTGTGCGCAATGCCGGTTCGATGGCACCGTGCTGCACCTGCAGGAACTCACCCGGCTGGAATCGGTTCAGGCCTTCGCAGAGCACCTTGCAGAGGCGTCGCGGCGTTGCCGGGACGGGGAGCCATGGGCGGCAGGGCTGGATTTCCCCTTCGGGCAACCGCTGGAATTTCTGCATGAAGCGGGCTGGCCCACGGAATGGAGCCACTATGTGCGCCACGCCGCAGGACTGAATGCCCAAGACTTCGCGCAGGTCATATACGCTGTAATGGCCAACCGTCCGGCAGGCAAAAAGCTTATCCGCAGGCTTACGGACCGTGCAGCCCACGCCGCCAGCCCCATGAGCCTTGCCTATGTGCCTGTGGCGCGCATGTTCCACGTGCTCGCGCCTGTTCTGGAAGCCGGCGGAGCAGATGTGGTACCCTTCCGCATGGGCAGCGGGGCGGCGTATCTGCCGCAGGCGGCAGGCGGCGGTCAGGGCATTCAGGCGCAGAGGGATGATGCGGCGGCTCCGCAGGCCGTTCCTGTTCCGCAGCGTCCGGTACTGCTGGAAGCGTATCCGGCCCTTCTTGCACGGGCTGTTCTGGCTATGCACAATGGTGAAGGGCAGCCCGCAGGGGGCGGCAGGCGCAAGGCTACAGCCGCAGCACCCTATAAAGATGGCCTGCCTGCACAGCGGGTACTGCGCCGCGCCAACCGGGAAAGGCTGCTTCGTGATTTGCCGGAGTACACGCAACGGTGCTTAGGGATTACGTTGCGCATGCCGCAGGCGTTGTGTGAGGCAATGGTGCAGGATGCGCAGGCAGACGCTCTGGATGCCGTTCTCTGCGCCGTGCAGACGGCCCGCGCCTCCCGGCTGCCGGACTGGGGCTTTCCCGCTGCACACGATTGCGGCGATACTTCTGTCTGCCGTGAGCATCTGGAACGCATGTGCCGTACTGAAGGCTGGATTGCGGGAACCGGCCTGTCTGGCCTGCCCGCCTTGTCCGGCTTGCCCGGCCTGCCCGAAAAATTCAGGGCATAA
- the mqnE gene encoding aminofutalosine synthase MqnE, protein MLTADHYSRLGLAGIYDKVLAGERLTLEDGARLFACPDVNAVGALAHHVRTRLTGDKAYYVLNRHVNYTNICVNGCLFCAFQKERAEQAGAFALSADEIVQKISDHGGMPFNEMHIVGGCHPALPLSFFEGVIRRVKGAFPAITVKAFTAVEIAHFAKLEGCTTLEVLTRLKEAGLRMMPGGGAEIFAPQVRERICPRKSDAQEWLRVHGEAHSLGLQTNCTMLFGHIESVEDRLDHLDRLRRQQDISGGFTCCIPLPFLTENSLLKLPVERLGEHTGLDRLKTIALCRLMLDNIPHIKAYWVMLGMKMAQAALYFGADDLDGTIVEEKIGHDAGAQSEQSMTIPGLHEMITRSGFTPVRRDAFYNPVNVNLTGADPAAVNCGADRKGGAA, encoded by the coding sequence ATGCTTACAGCCGACCACTATTCCCGGCTGGGATTGGCAGGCATATACGACAAGGTTCTGGCGGGCGAACGGCTCACGCTGGAAGATGGGGCGCGGCTGTTCGCCTGTCCGGACGTGAACGCCGTGGGCGCACTGGCGCACCATGTGCGAACCCGCCTGACCGGGGACAAAGCCTATTACGTTCTGAACAGGCACGTCAATTACACAAACATCTGCGTGAACGGCTGCCTTTTCTGCGCCTTCCAGAAGGAGCGTGCGGAACAGGCAGGGGCCTTTGCCCTCAGCGCGGATGAGATTGTGCAGAAAATATCCGACCACGGCGGCATGCCCTTCAATGAAATGCACATTGTGGGCGGCTGCCATCCCGCCTTGCCGCTTTCTTTTTTTGAAGGTGTCATCCGGCGTGTGAAGGGGGCATTTCCCGCCATAACGGTCAAAGCCTTCACCGCCGTGGAAATTGCGCATTTCGCAAAGCTGGAAGGCTGCACCACTCTGGAGGTGCTCACCCGCCTGAAAGAAGCGGGACTGCGTATGATGCCCGGCGGCGGTGCGGAAATCTTCGCCCCGCAGGTACGCGAGCGCATATGCCCCCGCAAATCCGATGCGCAGGAGTGGCTGCGGGTGCACGGAGAGGCGCACTCCCTCGGGTTGCAGACAAACTGCACCATGCTTTTCGGCCATATAGAATCCGTGGAAGACAGGCTGGACCATCTGGACAGGCTCCGGCGGCAGCAGGATATCTCCGGCGGCTTCACCTGCTGCATTCCCCTGCCGTTCCTTACCGAAAACAGCCTGCTCAAGCTTCCGGTAGAACGCCTCGGCGAGCACACGGGACTGGACAGGCTTAAGACCATTGCCCTGTGCCGCCTCATGCTGGACAACATTCCGCACATAAAGGCCTACTGGGTCATGCTGGGTATGAAGATGGCGCAGGCGGCGCTGTATTTCGGCGCGGACGATCTGGACGGCACCATCGTGGAAGAAAAGATCGGTCACGATGCCGGTGCGCAGTCGGAGCAGTCCATGACCATTCCGGGGCTGCATGAAATGATCACCCGTTCCGGGTTTACCCCTGTCCGCCGCGATGCGTTCTACAATCCCGTGAACGTCAATCTCACGGGTGCCGACCCCGCAGCCGTCAACTGCGGGGCAGACCGCAAGGGAGGTGCCGCATAA
- a CDS encoding arsenate reductase ArsC: MSAPIRILAICVHNSARSQMAEWYLNQFGEGRLAVESAGLEPGVINPLVIEVMREEGVDLSGKPTNGVFDFYRQGRLYDYVLTVCTAEQEARCPLFPGVVRRLHWDLEDPSRVTGSHEEKLEKVRRIRDDIRERAQTLAASLLAGKAAGRVQADAEKAPL; encoded by the coding sequence ATGTCAGCACCCATACGGATATTGGCCATTTGCGTGCATAACAGCGCGCGCAGCCAGATGGCGGAATGGTATCTGAACCAGTTCGGAGAAGGACGCCTCGCCGTGGAAAGCGCCGGTCTGGAGCCGGGCGTCATCAACCCCCTTGTCATTGAGGTGATGCGGGAAGAAGGTGTAGACCTTTCCGGCAAGCCGACCAACGGTGTATTTGATTTTTACCGGCAGGGCAGGTTATATGACTATGTGCTGACCGTGTGCACGGCGGAGCAGGAGGCTCGTTGCCCCTTGTTTCCCGGCGTGGTCAGGCGGCTGCACTGGGATCTGGAAGATCCTTCCCGTGTTACCGGCAGCCACGAAGAAAAATTGGAAAAAGTGCGCCGCATCCGTGATGATATACGCGAACGGGCGCAGACGCTCGCCGCTTCGCTGCTTGCCGGAAAGGCGGCGGGGCGTGTGCAGGCGGATGCTGAAAAGGCTCCCCTCTGA
- the acs gene encoding acetate--CoA ligase, translating to MTMNKPKKNAPAHRSGTAGQRTAQQPAAKDATRNATPNAAGGVCGTLDTLLVEERVFRPLPRVMAEATVNPQDAAHARRRAEQDWLGFWEEAADELQWFRKWETVLDDAEPPFYRWFAGARCNIVHNALDRHIETVNKNRLALIWEGEPGDTRKLTYFELYREVNRFANVLRGMGVRKGDMVLIYMPSLPETAIAMLATVKIGAIHSVVFAGFSSGGLADRIVDARPRIIVTVDGFYRNGRVIALKPLVDDAISHCRRAAQDRGEASADAGIEQVVVVHRAHLDVAMKDGRDHWWHDVMLHQPSEALTEVMDATDPLFVLYTSGTTGKPKGIVHSHGGYMVGVHRTLNWVFDLKPTDIFWCTADPGWITGHSYAIYGPLMAGTTTLLYEGHPLYPEAGRLWSMVERWGVTILYTVPTLIRMLMRFGTQYPARHDLTTLRLLGTVGEPISPEAWVWFHKNIGRGQCPLLDTWWQTETGMIMIAPLPVSLLKPGSVTRPMPGIEADVVDAKGNSLPPRTGGYLVIKRPWPAMMNTVFNDRQAYESMYWSQFPGWYFPGDVARKDDDGYIWIQGRADDVIMIAGHRVGTAELEAALASHPAVAECGVIGVPDDIRGEVAKAFVVLHDDVPPIGGFVQAEDLESELMEHVRRELGPVAVLRGVEFRTQLPKNRSGKIMRRILRAEELGEDTGDTSTLEEEPFYLR from the coding sequence ATGACCATGAACAAACCCAAGAAAAATGCCCCTGCCCATAGAAGCGGCACTGCCGGACAGCGCACGGCGCAACAGCCTGCTGCCAAGGATGCCACCCGAAATGCCACCCCCAATGCAGCCGGGGGCGTTTGCGGCACGCTGGACACCCTGCTGGTGGAGGAACGCGTTTTCCGCCCCCTGCCCCGCGTGATGGCAGAAGCCACCGTAAACCCGCAGGACGCGGCGCATGCCCGCCGCCGCGCGGAACAGGACTGGCTGGGATTCTGGGAAGAGGCAGCGGACGAACTGCAATGGTTCCGCAAATGGGAAACCGTGCTGGACGATGCCGAGCCGCCTTTTTACCGCTGGTTTGCCGGAGCACGCTGCAACATTGTGCATAATGCGCTGGACCGCCATATAGAGACCGTGAACAAGAACCGCCTTGCCCTGATCTGGGAGGGCGAACCCGGTGACACGCGCAAGCTTACCTACTTTGAGCTATACCGGGAGGTTAACCGGTTTGCCAACGTGCTGCGCGGCATGGGAGTGCGCAAGGGCGACATGGTACTCATCTACATGCCCTCGCTGCCGGAAACCGCCATTGCCATGCTGGCTACAGTCAAAATCGGCGCCATTCACAGTGTGGTGTTTGCGGGGTTCTCTTCCGGCGGGCTGGCGGACCGTATCGTGGATGCACGGCCACGCATCATCGTAACGGTGGACGGCTTTTACCGCAACGGCAGGGTCATTGCCCTGAAGCCGTTGGTAGACGATGCCATAAGCCACTGCCGCCGCGCCGCGCAGGACAGGGGTGAAGCCTCTGCTGATGCAGGAATCGAGCAGGTAGTGGTAGTGCACCGGGCGCATCTGGACGTTGCCATGAAGGACGGGCGCGACCACTGGTGGCACGATGTTATGCTGCACCAGCCCTCGGAGGCGCTGACAGAGGTCATGGACGCCACGGACCCGCTGTTTGTGCTCTATACATCGGGCACCACGGGCAAGCCCAAGGGCATTGTCCATTCCCACGGCGGGTATATGGTGGGCGTACACCGGACGCTGAACTGGGTGTTTGACCTCAAGCCCACGGATATTTTCTGGTGCACGGCAGACCCCGGCTGGATTACCGGGCATTCCTACGCCATTTACGGCCCGCTTATGGCGGGAACCACAACGCTGCTGTACGAAGGGCATCCCCTCTACCCGGAGGCGGGGAGGCTATGGTCCATGGTGGAACGCTGGGGAGTGACCATACTCTACACCGTGCCCACGCTTATCCGCATGCTCATGCGGTTTGGCACGCAGTATCCTGCGCGCCACGACCTGACCACGCTGCGGCTGCTGGGAACCGTGGGTGAACCCATATCGCCCGAGGCGTGGGTATGGTTCCACAAAAACATAGGACGCGGCCAATGCCCGTTGCTGGATACGTGGTGGCAGACGGAGACAGGCATGATCATGATTGCGCCGCTGCCTGTCTCGCTGCTCAAGCCCGGTTCCGTCACCCGGCCCATGCCGGGCATAGAGGCAGACGTGGTGGATGCAAAGGGCAATTCGCTGCCGCCCCGCACGGGCGGGTATCTGGTCATAAAAAGACCGTGGCCCGCCATGATGAACACGGTGTTCAATGACCGGCAGGCGTATGAATCCATGTACTGGTCACAGTTTCCGGGCTGGTACTTCCCCGGCGATGTGGCACGCAAGGATGATGACGGCTATATCTGGATTCAGGGACGCGCCGATGATGTTATCATGATAGCCGGGCACCGCGTGGGCACGGCCGAACTGGAAGCCGCCCTTGCCTCGCACCCCGCCGTTGCGGAATGCGGCGTTATAGGCGTGCCGGACGACATTCGCGGCGAGGTGGCAAAGGCATTTGTGGTGCTGCATGACGATGTGCCGCCCATAGGCGGATTTGTGCAGGCGGAGGATCTGGAGTCGGAACTCATGGAACATGTGCGGCGTGAACTTGGCCCTGTGGCGGTGCTGCGCGGAGTGGAGTTCCGTACGCAGTTGCCCAAGAACCGCAGCGGCAAGATTATGCGGCGCATTCTCCGCGCCGAAGAACTGGGCGAAGACACCGGAGACACCAGCACACTGGAAGAGGAGCCGTTCTACCTGAGGTAG
- a CDS encoding tetratricopeptide repeat protein, producing MDTIANAKLVRAVLYGCAFLIWGVASNALAQGVEEDHTGLTNAEICIKIYNINRPFENCEQLYSSCLSAIAEGEKHINHIMGVVLFSGRCNEMDLEKSKSHFVSGAEAGDAKSDAYLAYMYLFGIAGEADMKKAYQHGIRAAEAGVPRGQFVVGMMYLNGLGVQKDVEKAKSLLEVSAKKGFVQSIKVMSIINKNGTMSFGGSYE from the coding sequence TTGGATACGATTGCAAATGCAAAGCTCGTTCGTGCCGTGTTGTATGGATGTGCTTTTCTTATTTGGGGAGTGGCCAGCAATGCTTTGGCGCAAGGTGTTGAAGAGGACCATACAGGTTTAACCAATGCAGAAATATGCATAAAGATTTACAATATAAATAGGCCCTTCGAAAATTGCGAGCAGCTTTATTCGAGTTGCCTTTCTGCAATTGCTGAAGGCGAGAAGCATATTAACCACATAATGGGAGTTGTGTTGTTTTCAGGGCGCTGTAACGAAATGGATCTGGAAAAATCAAAAAGCCATTTTGTGTCGGGTGCCGAGGCAGGGGATGCAAAGTCTGATGCATATCTCGCCTATATGTATCTTTTCGGAATTGCAGGGGAAGCGGATATGAAAAAAGCCTATCAGCATGGCATTCGTGCTGCCGAAGCAGGGGTTCCCCGTGGACAATTCGTTGTTGGAATGATGTATCTTAACGGGCTTGGTGTGCAAAAGGATGTTGAAAAAGCAAAAAGTCTATTGGAGGTTTCCGCAAAAAAAGGATTTGTACAATCTATTAAAGTCATGAGTATTATTAATAAAAATGGAACGATGAGCTTTGGTGGCAGTTATGAGTAA
- a CDS encoding LytR/AlgR family response regulator transcription factor, with product MSHLTTLLVHPDAAIRARLRAMLEPVSFVRVLGEAATGQEAQLLLDAIPYGVFFLGVSLSSPTDGLDLARLLLGRRQRPALVFLATDEQHAFAAFELEATDYLIFPCQEDRFARTVDRLRQFKTHHNLAPEPSSRWREPHAPVQVEHDGDYDELEETVQLPLADDEQEDFLSALKQAWDHSSRFRPVEIERLAITLEGKTMLLPYHEIIFVEAYEDYSYVHTATQKYLTSYRLKVLESRLRAHRFFRVHRKYLVNLDMVTEIASLPGSNFMLRTAGRTRIELPISRRRLAELKQVLGL from the coding sequence ATGAGCCATCTCACCACCCTGCTTGTCCACCCGGACGCCGCCATACGCGCCCGCCTGCGCGCCATGCTGGAGCCTGTTTCCTTTGTCCGCGTGCTCGGTGAGGCGGCAACGGGGCAGGAAGCCCAACTCCTGCTGGACGCCATTCCCTACGGAGTGTTCTTTCTGGGTGTATCGCTTAGCAGCCCCACAGACGGGCTGGACCTTGCCCGCCTGCTGCTGGGGCGCAGGCAGCGCCCTGCGCTGGTATTCCTTGCCACGGATGAGCAGCACGCGTTTGCCGCCTTTGAACTGGAGGCGACGGATTATCTTATCTTCCCCTGTCAGGAAGACCGGTTTGCCCGAACCGTGGACCGCCTGCGGCAGTTTAAAACCCACCACAACCTTGCGCCGGAGCCTTCTTCCCGCTGGCGTGAACCGCATGCTCCCGTGCAGGTGGAGCATGACGGCGATTACGATGAGCTGGAAGAAACCGTACAACTGCCGCTTGCCGATGATGAGCAGGAGGATTTTCTTTCTGCCCTCAAACAGGCGTGGGACCACAGCAGCCGATTCCGCCCGGTGGAGATTGAGCGCCTTGCCATAACGCTGGAAGGCAAGACCATGCTCCTGCCCTACCACGAGATAATCTTTGTGGAGGCGTATGAAGATTATTCTTACGTCCATACCGCCACGCAGAAATACCTTACCTCTTACCGCCTGAAGGTGCTGGAAAGCCGCCTGCGCGCCCACCGCTTCTTCCGCGTGCACAGGAAATATCTGGTGAATCTGGATATGGTTACGGAAATAGCGTCACTGCCCGGTTCCAATTTCATGCTGCGCACCGCCGGGCGCACCCGCATCGAGCTGCCCATCAGCCGCCGCAGGCTTGCAGAACTCAAACAGGTACTGGGGCTATGA
- a CDS encoding 4Fe-4S binding protein, with protein MDHQGVNGSSPRVDSSMCIGCGVCSVVCPEQIIVKVGNTYIVGDGCTNCGVCVSSCPTEAVKR; from the coding sequence ATTGACCATCAAGGAGTCAATGGTTCAAGTCCTAGGGTAGATTCGAGCATGTGTATCGGATGTGGAGTATGCAGTGTGGTTTGTCCTGAGCAGATTATAGTAAAGGTTGGCAATACGTATATTGTTGGTGATGGCTGTACAAATTGTGGAGTTTGTGTCTCATCATGCCCAACAGAAGCTGTTAAGAGATGA
- the mqnC gene encoding cyclic dehypoxanthinyl futalosine synthase, producing MLSGSPFTEHPAVSAVAEKVLRQQRIDFGEARVLYEQASLFTLASLAHSIRMRRHPGSIVTYVADRNINYSNICVCACRFCAFYCPPEKSAEQGGYVITREELARKIEETIALGGTQILMQGGHHPDLRLEWYEDMIRWIKETYPSIHVHAFSPPEIVFFAELEGLMVKEVIARLRAAGLDSIPGGGAEILVDEVRAKVSPNKCSASRWLDVMEEAHYQDLRTTATMMFGHEETHLHRLEHLFAVREVQDRTGGFTAFIPWTFQPANTNIRVLPEPSPGYLRVLAMSRIVLDNVDNIQASWVTMGPHIAQLALFYGANDFGSLMIEENVVAAAGVSFRLSRQEIHKIIRAAGFEPRQRTMTYELVDPQPEVQA from the coding sequence ATGCTTTCCGGCAGTCCGTTTACCGAGCATCCCGCCGTGTCCGCCGTGGCGGAAAAGGTGCTGCGGCAGCAGCGTATCGATTTTGGCGAAGCCCGCGTGCTGTATGAGCAGGCAAGCCTGTTCACGCTGGCTTCACTGGCGCATAGCATCCGCATGCGCAGGCATCCCGGCAGCATCGTCACCTACGTTGCGGACAGGAACATAAACTATTCCAACATCTGTGTCTGCGCATGCCGTTTCTGCGCCTTCTACTGCCCGCCGGAAAAATCGGCGGAGCAGGGCGGCTACGTCATCACCCGCGAGGAGCTTGCGCGCAAGATAGAAGAAACCATCGCGCTGGGCGGCACCCAGATTCTCATGCAGGGTGGGCACCACCCGGACCTGCGGCTAGAATGGTACGAGGATATGATCCGCTGGATAAAGGAAACCTACCCCTCTATTCATGTGCACGCCTTTTCCCCGCCGGAGATCGTGTTCTTTGCGGAGCTGGAAGGCCTCATGGTCAAAGAGGTCATTGCCCGGCTGCGCGCGGCAGGGCTCGATTCCATCCCCGGCGGCGGGGCAGAGATCCTTGTGGACGAGGTGCGGGCCAAGGTTTCACCCAACAAGTGCAGCGCCTCACGTTGGCTGGATGTAATGGAAGAGGCGCACTATCAGGACCTGCGCACCACCGCCACCATGATGTTCGGGCATGAGGAAACCCACCTGCACCGGCTGGAGCACCTGTTTGCCGTGCGCGAGGTGCAGGACCGCACGGGCGGGTTCACCGCCTTCATCCCGTGGACCTTCCAGCCTGCCAACACCAACATCCGCGTATTGCCGGAACCAAGCCCCGGCTATCTGCGTGTTCTGGCCATGTCGCGCATCGTGCTGGATAATGTGGATAACATTCAGGCCTCGTGGGTCACCATGGGGCCGCATATTGCGCAGCTTGCCCTGTTCTACGGTGCCAACGACTTCGGCTCGCTGATGATAGAAGAAAACGTGGTGGCGGCAGCCGGAGTCTCTTTCCGGCTTTCGCGGCAAGAAATCCACAAGATCATCCGCGCCGCAGGATTCGAACCCCGGCAGCGCACTATGACCTATGAACTCGTAGACCCGCAGCCAGAGGTGCAGGCGTGA
- a CDS encoding 1,4-dihydroxy-6-naphthoate synthase, with the protein MQRFELGISPCPNDTFIFYALANGRVDLPFPVSMFMADVEQLNARARRGDIAATKLSVAAMVDAMDEYILLRAGGALGFGCGPLLVARENRCVSSIVNERIAIPGSMTTANLLLSLHGVHKGERVEMVFDEIMPAVARGDVAAGLVIHEGRFTYGRYGLEQLFDLGRWWEDTTGLPIPLGAIAVRRDAGEEAAFALEHAIRRSLAFVRQHPEEARGYIKSHAQEMDDAVIDRHIATFVNDFSMELGEAGQQAIRILLEKAFHTAGRPMPRRPLFVGEA; encoded by the coding sequence ATGCAACGCTTTGAACTGGGCATATCCCCCTGCCCCAACGATACATTCATTTTTTACGCCCTTGCCAACGGGCGCGTGGACCTGCCCTTTCCCGTGAGCATGTTCATGGCGGACGTGGAACAGCTGAACGCACGGGCACGCCGGGGCGATATTGCAGCCACCAAGCTTTCTGTTGCCGCCATGGTGGACGCGATGGACGAATACATCCTTCTGCGGGCAGGCGGCGCGCTGGGGTTCGGCTGCGGACCGCTGCTGGTGGCGCGGGAAAACCGCTGCGTTTCTTCCATTGTCAACGAGCGCATTGCCATTCCCGGCAGCATGACCACCGCCAACCTGCTGCTCTCGCTGCATGGCGTGCACAAGGGAGAGCGGGTGGAGATGGTGTTTGACGAGATTATGCCCGCCGTGGCGCGGGGCGATGTGGCGGCGGGGCTGGTCATCCACGAGGGACGATTCACCTACGGGCGGTACGGGCTGGAACAGCTTTTCGATCTGGGGCGCTGGTGGGAAGACACAACCGGCCTGCCCATTCCGCTGGGGGCCATTGCCGTGCGCAGAGACGCAGGAGAGGAGGCAGCCTTTGCGCTGGAACATGCCATCCGCCGCAGTCTGGCCTTTGTGCGGCAGCACCCTGAGGAAGCACGGGGATATATAAAAAGCCATGCGCAGGAAATGGACGACGCGGTTATTGACCGCCACATAGCCACCTTTGTGAACGACTTCAGCATGGAGCTGGGCGAGGCGGGGCAGCAGGCCATACGCATTCTGCTGGAAAAGGCGTTTCACACCGCCGGAAGGCCCATGCCGCGCAGGCCGCTTTTTGTGGGAGAAGCGTAG
- a CDS encoding arsenate reductase ArsC encodes MSKKKMLILCTGNSCRSQMAEGWVRALKGDTFDVWSAGIEKHGLNPHAVKVMAEAGVDISSHVSKLVGDLPQQEYDYIITVCGHASENCPFFPGAARRVHAGFDDPPKLAEHATSEEEALVHYRRVRDEIRAWAASLPASLE; translated from the coding sequence TTGAGCAAGAAAAAAATGCTTATCCTGTGCACCGGAAATTCCTGCCGCAGCCAGATGGCAGAGGGATGGGTGCGCGCGCTGAAAGGCGATACGTTTGATGTCTGGTCAGCAGGCATAGAGAAGCATGGCCTCAATCCCCATGCGGTAAAGGTCATGGCGGAAGCCGGGGTGGATATCTCTTCCCACGTTTCCAAGCTGGTGGGCGATCTGCCGCAGCAGGAGTATGACTACATTATCACCGTGTGCGGTCACGCCAGCGAAAATTGCCCCTTCTTCCCGGGAGCGGCGCGGCGTGTGCATGCGGGCTTTGACGACCCGCCCAAACTGGCCGAACATGCCACCTCGGAAGAGGAGGCCCTTGTGCATTACCGCCGGGTAAGGGACGAAATCCGGGCGTGGGCCGCATCGTTGCCTGCCTCTCTGGAATAG
- a CDS encoding menaquinone biosynthetic enzyme MqnA/MqnD family protein yields MSQRQLRIGRIRYLNVLPIYYPMESGVMGRDFEIVYGTPAELNDMMARGELHASSASSIEYARNADQYYLLPDIAIGSCGPVMSVLLISRKPIWELEGETILSTAQSHTSAALLRMLFRDYLKVDVRYETGSVTERLQAGDLPTAALCIGDEALQLRSDGRFPYRLDLGEAWREWTGLPFIFGVWVISRKAVAEGCFTRDPATLFVRAKDWGTANMEQMVSMAADTGYLSKEDMRTYFRGLVYNLRRKEQEGLVLFMQRLAGAGEIPAVPDLVFYDHAAMVPPECLTERDDD; encoded by the coding sequence GTGAGTCAGCGGCAACTGCGCATAGGGCGCATTCGGTATCTGAACGTGCTGCCCATCTATTACCCCATGGAAAGCGGGGTAATGGGTCGTGATTTCGAGATTGTCTACGGCACCCCCGCCGAGCTGAACGATATGATGGCGCGTGGCGAGCTGCACGCGTCTTCGGCCTCATCCATAGAATACGCCCGCAATGCCGATCAGTATTACCTGCTGCCGGATATCGCCATAGGCAGCTGCGGCCCGGTCATGAGTGTGCTGCTCATCAGCCGCAAGCCCATATGGGAGCTGGAGGGAGAAACCATCCTCTCCACGGCGCAGTCGCACACCTCCGCCGCGCTGCTGCGTATGCTCTTCCGTGACTACCTGAAGGTGGATGTCCGGTACGAGACAGGCTCGGTGACGGAGCGGTTGCAGGCGGGCGACCTGCCCACCGCCGCCCTGTGCATAGGGGACGAGGCACTGCAATTGCGTTCGGACGGGCGTTTTCCCTACCGGCTGGACCTTGGCGAAGCGTGGCGGGAATGGACAGGCCTGCCCTTCATCTTCGGGGTATGGGTCATTTCCCGCAAGGCGGTGGCAGAGGGATGCTTCACGCGCGACCCCGCCACCCTGTTTGTCCGCGCCAAGGATTGGGGAACCGCCAATATGGAGCAGATGGTCTCCATGGCGGCAGATACGGGCTACCTGAGCAAAGAAGACATGCGCACCTACTTCCGCGGGCTTGTCTACAACCTGCGCCGAAAGGAACAGGAAGGGCTTGTGTTGTTCATGCAGCGTCTGGCCGGAGCGGGAGAAATACCCGCTGTGCCGGACCTGGTGTTTTACGACCATGCCGCCATGGTGCCGCCCGAATGCCTGACGGAACGGGATGACGATTAA